From one Lolium rigidum isolate FL_2022 chromosome 4, APGP_CSIRO_Lrig_0.1, whole genome shotgun sequence genomic stretch:
- the LOC124647258 gene encoding protein NSP-INTERACTING KINASE 3-like: MVYLLHQLPACRELENMNLSGRLSPAIGKLLQLRNLFLDHNSISGPIPDTIGGLPLLQRLDLSGNQFNGTIPRTLGDLRDLYFVKLSHNNLSGFIPDSLIASDNLFILDLSSNNLSGTVQEFGIKNVLLEGNPLLRYPSCGTRCDSIRAQEEVTVPVQNPQTHSQRYAASIKTVLLWMSTAFVVVVFLAAVTAATQQWRRRHQIFADIDGNHMIPNAVSSDMFVSWIADENHNNT, translated from the exons ATGGTTTATCTTCTGCATCAACTGCCTGCCTGCAGAGAACTGGAAAACATGAACCTGTCCGGCAGACTGTCGCCGGCCATCGGGAAACTGCTGCAGTTGCGGAATTT GTTCTTGGACCATAATTCTATTTCAGGCCCTATTCCTGACACCATAGGAGGGCTGCCGCTGCTACAAAGGCTTGACCTTTCAGGCAATCAGTTCAACGGCACCATACCCCGCACACTGGGTGATCTCAGGGACCTCTATTTTGT GAAACTGAGCCACAACAATTTATCTGGATTCATCCCTGATTCACTAATCGCTTCTGACAACCTCTTCATCCT GGATCTGTCATCCAACAACCTGAGCGGCACGGTGCAGGAATTTGGAATAAAGAATGTACT CCTCGAGGGAAATCCGTTGCTACGCTATCCCAGCTGCGGAACAAGATGCGACTCCATACGTGCGCAGGAAGAGGTCACAGTCCCTGTGCAAAACCCGCAAA CTCACTCACAAAGATATGCAGCAAGCATCAAGACGGTGCTACTGTGGATGTCAACTGCTTTTGTGGTAGTTGTCTTCTTGGCCGCTGTCACCGCGGCTACCCAGCAGTGGCGTAGGCGTCACCAGATCTTTGCTGATATAGATGGTAATCATATGATCCCAAATGCTGTAAGCAGTGATATGTTCGTTTCTTGGATTGCAGATGAGAATCATAATAATACATAA